The genomic stretch TTCAGGTAATGATTCGCATAATATCATTATAAAAAGCAAAAACCATGAGACTGAGAAGCATAAAAATTCCTACCTGCTGTGCCCATTCCCGATTCCTTTCACTAATGGGTTTGCCTTTTATAATTTCTATCAGAAAAAAGAAAATATGCCCACCATCAAGTACCGGAATTGGCAATAAGTTGAGTAATCCCAGGTTAATACTTAAAAGTGCGGTCAATCGGATCAGTTCGTTGAGGCCTTGTTCAGCCTGTTCGCCATATATCTGAAAAATCAGAATAGGGCCTCCAATTGAATCTGCGGGAATAGAGCCCATCACCATTTTTTTGATACTGACGGCAATTAAATAAATTAATCGGCCGGTTTCATCTATAGATCTTTTGAGAGCTCCAACAAGACCATATTTTTCTGTCGCCATTTCACCTGCCATCCCGATTCCCAGCATGCCGACTTTTGTGCTTTTGCCTTCAATATCCTTCACGACCTTAGGCTCGGGTGTCAGTTTGGTAACGATCTCGGTTCCATCTCTGAAAACTTTGAATGTCAATTCTTCCCCGGGTTTATCAATGGCTGCTGTCTTCAGGTCTCCCCAGCCATATATAATCGTATTGTCCACTGATAAAAGGGTGTCACCTTTTTTAATTCCCGCTCTGTCGGCTGGAGAGCCTTCTTTTACATAAAAAATATTTCGCACGAGCGGGGTTATCCCTATCAGGCCAACATTTTCTTTGTCGCCAAAAAGATCGCTGATTTGCTCTGAGACGGGGGTGATGGGTAATGTGGCAATATTTCCCGAGCCTCTTTCTACATGGAAATCCAGTGAGCGCCCTGGTGAATCATGAACGATTTTCTGGAGCTGTTCCNNNNNNNNNNNNNNNNNNNNNNNNNNNNNNNNNNNNNNNNNNNNNNNNNNNNNNNNNNNNNNNNNNNNNNNNNNNNNNNNNNNNNNNNNNNNNNNNNNNTAAAAAGATCGCTGATTTGCTCTGAGACGGGGGTGATGGGTAATGTGGCAATATTTCCCGAGCCTCTTTCTACATGGAAATCCAGTGAGCGCCCTGGTGAATCATGAACGATTTTCTGGAGCTGTTCCCAATACAATATTTTTTCATCGTTAATGGATAAAATCCGGTCTCCTGTTTGCAGTCCTGCAACAAGGGCTGGCGACTCTTCTTTTACAGTACCGACAACAGGAGCGAGAGCGGGAACTCCAATCAAATAAATGCCATAATAGATGGCTATGGCAAAAAGGATATTGAAAAGCGGGCCTGCAAACGCAATGGCAAGGCGATGTGTGACAGGTGCAGCAGAAAAAGACCCTGCCTCCTCGGCATCTTTTTCATCTAATTCCTCCCCTTTCATCTTTACATAGCCACCAAGAGGGATCCAGGCAAGGAGATATTCGGTGTCACCGCGTGTAAAGCTGGCTATTTTAGGTCCAAAACCAAGAGAAAACTTTTCTACAACGACACCCACTTTACGGGCGACCAGGAAATGACCCAGTTCGTGGACGAAGATAAGCGCTGCCAGGCCCCCTAAAAAAGCCAGCATTTTAGTCCCGAAGCTTAGGACTGTATCCAGAGATAGTAATGAAAGTTCAAACATATAATTAATGGCTCTGTGTGTAATCCAGTATCTCCACCCCTGGCGGAGTTTTTAACTGGAACTGTTCTTCCGGAATACTATGATTGATTCGCACCCGGTAAAATTGGATTTCTGTTTTGTTTCCTAATTTATCATACACGGTCGACCCTGAAATTTGGTAGTTTTTCTTATCAGCCAGAAGGACAAGCCGTTCCAGGTTTTGCTCAGAAGTTTTGGGAATTAAGGTGACGATGATATTCTGGTCTTTCTCGGTCACACTTTCAACATTAAAGGCCTGGGTCAGTTTCCCTTTTCCTGCAAGAAAGAGTGCAGGGGTGTTGGATGAATATATACTTTCAACTGGGACCTTGCTGGCCTGCTCTTCTTCTGGGATATAGAGCCACAGGGTTTTGTTATTGCTGATTAAAATTTGTGTGTCAGGGGCTCCATAGACCCATCTCATTTTTCCTGGCTTCTTGATTTGTACCTGGCCCTCAACATTTTGAGTTTGATTCATCATTTTTATATAAGATTTTTGTATGAAGTGGGCTTCAAAAGTTATTGTCTTTTCATACTGACTTTGAATGGCGTCCAAAGCCTGCTGTTCAGAAGTTTCTGCATAGAGAGTTCCTGGAAGAACTAATAGAAAAATGATAACAAAAAGTTTTTGTATATTGTTCAATGAAATTTTTCCTTCTATTTTTTATGCAAAACCCTTCTTCCAGAAAGTGTCAATTGCTCTTCAGCAATCAGTCTAATGGCTTCGGGATAAATGATATGTTCCTGTTCAAGAATTCTTTCAGAAAGGGTGGCTTCGTTGTCGCCATCGAAAACAGGGACTACCGCCTGCGAAATAATTGCTCCACCGTCTACTTCTTCATTGACAAAATGTACGGTACACCCTGAAAGCCGGACACCATAATCCAAGGCTTGTTTCTGTGCGTTCAACCCTGGAAACGCAGGAAGTAAAGAGGGGTGGATGTTAATAATCCGATTTGCAAATGCTTCAATAAATCGCTTGCCCAGAACTCTCATGAAACCCGCAAGGCAAACCAGATTGACAGATCTGGATTGAATTTGTTCTACCAGATTTTGCTCATAACTGTTTCTGTCGGAAAAACCTTTTGGGTCAAGAAAAAGAGACTCAATGCCGTGCTTTTCGGCCCGTTCCAAAGCGTACGCATCTTTTACATTACTCACTACCAAAGCAATTTCAGCACGCAGGTTTTTTTTTTCAATACTATCTATGATGGCTTGTAAATTAGAGCCTCGTCCTGAAACCAAGACAGCGAGTTTGAGTTTGTCTGGTGTCATTTAAAGGGGATAGTAAGGTTCATAGGGGACGGGTGCTAACATTTTATTGAGCTTATCATTAAATAATGTTTAAAATCAATGATTTCGATAATTTATGAATAAATTGGATAAATATAATCCTGTTTCGATTTTATGGGAATGAGGTGTTTGAAGATGGTGACTTGCGATCAATTACTCTCAAACAACGACCCAGGAAATATCGCTCCGGTGAATTTATTTTCCTTTTAGCCATATATTAATGACTAAAAATGGCAGAATTGTAACGTTAGCGTGAACAAAAAGAGAGAAATCTTTTTTAAGATGTAATTCTGTGATGTAATAGGTTTTGATTTCTTAGTCGGAACTTTTTAATTTAATGAGGATGAGCTCATTGATGGAGAGCAAACTGGATATTTTGATCATCGATGATGATGAAACGGATCGACAACAGGTTCAACGCCTGCTTGATGATGAGGGGATGAATGTGTCTATCCACGAGGCTGAGGATTGCTCATCCGGAATAGAAAAAATAAAATCAACCAAAATAGATTGCGTGTTGATTGATTATAAATTACCTGATGCTACAGGTTTGGAAGTTTTGGAAAAACTAAGAATTGTCGACAGGAGTAACGTCCCTTTAATTTTGCTGACAGGGTTTGACGATGTGAAGTTGGCCACTGAAGTGATGAAGAAAGGGGCATCAGACTTTTTATCCAAACGTAAGCTTCATGGAGTGGATCTGGTCAGAAGTATAAAAAAAGCTATTCAGGTTCGTTCTTTTGAAAAAAAGGTATATGCGGCTGAGCAGGCATTGGCAGAGAGTGAAAAGACGTATCGCACAATTGTCGAAACAGTATCAGATGTTATATTCCGATTAGGATCGGATAAGAAAGTAGAGTATATCAACCCCGCAATTCGGTTTTTTGGTTATGACCCTGGAGAATTGATTGGGCATTCGATAGACAAGTTTATTGATGTGTCTTCCGACGATCAGGATTTAATTTCAAAAATAGCAACTCAGTCAGTTGGTCCGCTTGCAACCAGCAATATGGAAGTAAATATCAAAGAATCTATTATGGAAGGTGAAAAAAGGTTGATTCCTGTGTTAATGGATGCTTTTGGGTTATGGGATGTTTCTGACGAGGAAGTTTTTAAAAATAATGGCGAAAAAAACTTTCTGGGAACACTTTGTATCGCACGAAATATTATGGAAATCAAAGCGGTTGAGGAAGAGCTGTTGCGCACCCAAAATCGCTTGATGGAGATGGTAGATGAGCTCAAAAAAGTTTCCATACTTGATGGGTTGACAGGAATTGCCAATCGACGATTTTTCGAAGAGTTCTCTGATAGGGAATGGAAACGGGCACAGCGCGATAAACAACCCTTCACTGTTGTAATGATTGATTTGGACTGTTTCAAAGCCTATAACGACACCTATGGACACCAAAGAGGGGATGAAAGCCTGAAAGCAGTTGCCAAAATTTTAAAGGATTCGATGAAAAGACCCTCAGATCTGGCTGCC from Nitrospinota bacterium encodes the following:
- the rseP gene encoding RIP metalloprotease RseP, translating into EQLQKIVHDSPGRSLDFHVERGSGNIATLPITPVSEQISDLFGDKENVGLIGITPLVRNIFYVKEGSPADRAGIKKGDTLLSVDNTIIYGWGDLKTAAIDKPGEELTFKVFRDGTEIVTKLTPEPKVVKDIEGKSTKVGMLGIGMAGEMATEKYGLVGALKRSIDETGRLIYLIAVSIKKMVMGSIPADSIGGPILIFQIYGEQAEQGLNELIRLTALLSINLGLLNLLPIPVLDGGHIFFFLIEIIKGKPISERNREWAQQVGIFMLLSLMVFAFYNDIMRIIT
- the rseP gene encoding RIP metalloprotease RseP; translated protein: MFELSLLSLDTVLSFGTKMLAFLGGLAALIFVHELGHFLVARKVGVVVEKFSLGFGPKIASFTRGDTEYLLAWIPLGGYVKMKGEELDEKDAEEAGSFSAAPVTHRLAIAFAGPLFNILFAIAIYYGIYLIGVPALAPVVGTVKEESPALVAGLQTGDRILSINDEKILYWEQLQKIVHDSPGRSLDFHVERGSGNIATLPITPVSEQISDLF
- the lolA gene encoding outer membrane lipoprotein chaperone LolA translates to MEGKISLNNIQKLFVIIFLLVLPGTLYAETSEQQALDAIQSQYEKTITFEAHFIQKSYIKMMNQTQNVEGQVQIKKPGKMRWVYGAPDTQILISNNKTLWLYIPEEEQASKVPVESIYSSNTPALFLAGKGKLTQAFNVESVTEKDQNIIVTLIPKTSEQNLERLVLLADKKNYQISGSTVYDKLGNKTEIQFYRVRINHSIPEEQFQLKTPPGVEILDYTQSH
- a CDS encoding phosphoribosylglycinamide formyltransferase codes for the protein MTPDKLKLAVLVSGRGSNLQAIIDSIEKKNLRAEIALVVSNVKDAYALERAEKHGIESLFLDPKGFSDRNSYEQNLVEQIQSRSVNLVCLAGFMRVLGKRFIEAFANRIINIHPSLLPAFPGLNAQKQALDYGVRLSGCTVHFVNEEVDGGAIISQAVVPVFDGDNEATLSERILEQEHIIYPEAIRLIAEEQLTLSGRRVLHKK
- a CDS encoding diguanylate cyclase produces the protein MRMSSLMESKLDILIIDDDETDRQQVQRLLDDEGMNVSIHEAEDCSSGIEKIKSTKIDCVLIDYKLPDATGLEVLEKLRIVDRSNVPLILLTGFDDVKLATEVMKKGASDFLSKRKLHGVDLVRSIKKAIQVRSFEKKVYAAEQALAESEKTYRTIVETVSDVIFRLGSDKKVEYINPAIRFFGYDPGELIGHSIDKFIDVSSDDQDLISKIATQSVGPLATSNMEVNIKESIMEGEKRLIPVLMDAFGLWDVSDEEVFKNNGEKNFLGTLCIARNIMEIKAVEEELLRTQNRLMEMVDELKKVSILDGLTGIANRRFFEEFSDREWKRAQRDKQPFTVVMIDLDCFKAYNDTYGHQRGDESLKAVAKILKDSMKRPSDLAARYGGEEFIVILPDTSKKGGYELAEKLRKKVLDLKLEHKNNVCGNEITVSVGVAMDIAEPGKKLYDLIDKADKALYEAKNSGRNQTLVYESKN